One genomic window of Solanum dulcamara chromosome 12, daSolDulc1.2, whole genome shotgun sequence includes the following:
- the LOC129876797 gene encoding CENP-B homolog protein 2-like — translation MTDLLFQEYVGWFDKRMNGRKVLLMIDNCPVHPKIVESLRNVDLFFLPPNTTSKIQLCDAGIIRAFKAHYRRRLYFSILQGLEVEAPNTEKNNILNAINFANLAWNFDVKEITIANYFRHCKIRSKENNVPEPQVGELDEGIQEVSELNESIKELNDVISNLAYRNVMDVEHILNHPNENDTVMESPIEKEIIQFVMNNDDENDPEQDDSSIVPHVSSKEAFQAMTILSNYLLQHEQNISKIVFALQKVKD, via the coding sequence ATGACTGACTTGCTTTTCCAAGAATATGTTGGCTGGTTTGATAAGAGAATGAATGGCAGGAAGGTATTGTTAATGATAGACAATTGTCCAGTTCATCCAAAGATAGTTGAAAGCCTAAGAAATGTAGATCTGTTTTTCTTACCTCCTAACACAACGTCTAAGATTCAACTATGTGATGCTGGGATTATTCGAGCATTCAAAGCTCATTATCGTCGTCGTCTTTATTTCAGCATCCTACAAGGCCTTGAGGTTGAAGCACCAAAtactgaaaaaaataatattttgaatgcTATTAATTTTGCTAACTTGGCTTGGAATTTTGATGTGAAAGAAATAACAATTGCAAATTATTTTCGGCATTGCAAGATCCGATCGAAAGAAAACAATGTTCCCGAACCACAAGTTGGTGAATTAGACGAAGGTATCCAAGAAGTTAGTGAATTAAATGAAAGTATCAAAGAATTAAATGATGTCATCTCTAATTTAGCCTACAGAAATGTGATGGATGTTGAACATATTTTGAACCACCCTAACGAGAATGATACAGTTATGGAATCACCTATAGAGAAAGAGATTATTCAATTTGTAATGAATAATGATGATGAGAATGATCCTGAACAAGATGATAGTAGCATTGTCCCACATGTATCGTCAAAGGAGGCATTTCAAGCAATGACTATATTGTCAAACTATTTGTTACAACACgaacaaaatatttcaaaaattgtgTTCGCTCTTCAAAAAGTTAAGGATTAG
- the LOC129877285 gene encoding AUGMIN subunit 1, with protein MSDIVGGPDPSAIASVTAESSKTIGFDANRIAEVKAWLTSQFDTVGKDVPDFEYTPRSIAELHKIATLSQAKTQASVIVANDYRQKAAEYRSQAARIREILESVGLAQESLPSNVVSSVHVLAKVANLLDVRDTELSSFLVAVADLSLRKTAVEEKRAKVQQESKVLLEYTRKAIARLTYLKRTLSQLEDDIAPCEAQMENWKTNLAIMESKERQYLQEYGYYKAVLNRVGYTPEVSHGVLVEMAEHKKDLEKKTKPILDTLRSYQDLPPDKALAALAIEDKKRQYAAAEKYLEDVLQSALASSE; from the exons atGAGTGATATAGTGGGGGGACCTGATCCTTCTGCAATTGCTTCAGTTACAGCAGAATCATCAAAAACTATTGGTTTTGATGCAAATCGAATTGCTGAAGTGAAAGCTTGGCTTACTTCCCAATTTGACACTGTGGGTAAAGATGTTCCTGATTTTGAGTACACTCCTCGAAGCATTGCTGAATTACACAAGATTGCCACTCTTTCGCAAGCCAAAACTCAAGCCTCTGTAATTGTTGCCAATGATTACCGTCAAAAAGCAGCTGAGTACAGGTCCCAAG CTGCTAGGATAAGAGAGATACTGGAGAGTGTGGGATTGGCCCAAGAGAGTTTACCATCTAATGTGGTCTCATCTGTACATGTTCTTGCAAAGGTTGCAAATTTGTTGGATGTTAGAGATACTGAATTAAGTAG TTTTCTTGTTGCAGTGGCAGATCTTTCTCTACGGAAAACAGCAGTAGAAGAGAAGAGAGCTAAAGTGCAGCAGGAATCTAAAGTTCTTCTTGAGTACACTCGAAAGGCAATAGCAAGATTGACTTATTTGAAAAG AACACTCTCACAGCTTGAAGATGATATTGCTCCATGTGAAGCACAAATGGAAAACTGGAAAACAAACTTAGCAATTATGGAGTCAAAAGAGCGGCAGTATCTGCAAGAGTATGGTTATTATAAG GCTGTACTTAATCGTGTTGGATACACCCCAGAGGTTAGTCACGGGGTATTGGTCGAGATGGCAGAGCATAAGAAGGACTTGGAGAAGAAAACAAAACCAATTCTTGATACTCTGAGAAGCTACCAAGACTTACCTCCT GATAAAGCATTGGCGGCGTTGGCAATTGAGGACAAGAAAAGGCAGTATGCTGCTGCTGAGAAGTATCTTGAAGATGTATTGCAGTCTGCTCTTGCCTCCTCAGAGTGA
- the LOC129877867 gene encoding putative late blight resistance protein homolog R1B-16 isoform X1, with the protein MFYGASICVSPLTTFFFFYRKKRVDLEDESNQTLSCLLLLHFRFSYFALCINSTMPSRDLVNVAVPEELVGLEDDMCRLMDELTSGSRELSVIPILGISGLGKTTPAMSLYCDERIVIHFDIRAAVSVSQIYDTKELVLAMLHKITGYPDTSNGGDVDFWSAKLYKSLKGRRFFILIDDLMGDIAAWDDLRNLFPDDRNGSIILLTTRSYEIASYAAPTEIHNLRFLTQEESWGLLKKKTFLRQFYPPELREAGKRIAKQCHGIPAMIVWMAGILARTRTETYWIQVAQSNQIDEYLLIRGEQEYSDIPDHLRQCFLYFGAFPLEEEIPVSNLIRLWAAEGFIQQTEAKSFEDVAVDYLMNLVRQGLVMVCQRSSEGVVKRCKVHDRLHKFCLAKANHENFFQLMERYGDVSTPLGGGIDPSDSNIPLSLTCEHRRLFISSYLWDNISLKLSGPLVRSLVLTGSRSDIPRSHASSLYKNFKLVRVLDLGHINVGNDFPVGPENMTLLKYLEVRGEMTSIPPSIGSLRQLETFVTIGLPGAEISIPDSIWSLTNLRHLHINNRSSFGAHDYKQAEMLPNLRSMPTPLLIYGEDSELILRRLPRLENLKCIYLESWDSIRKKNLFPKLGILEHLQSLKLFYDGEVRKRCQFHFPSILSRLTLSHFRLPWDQISIIGQLPNLSVLKLLNNAFEGSLWEVEDDQFFCLKLLKLDTLDLEHWDVSEDALPKLERLELQKCKKLEEIPFSFADSATLREIQVKCCSQSLEDSALRIQQEREDLGDDSFQRINEEEEETANKSKKQRRRRQAKFCKKKMLSDYLL; encoded by the exons ATGTTTTATGGAGCTTCCATCTGTGTTTCTCCTCTCactacattttttttcttttatagaaAAAAGAGGGTTGACTTAGAGGATGAAAGTAATCAAACCTTGAGTTGTTTGCTACTACTGCATTTCAGGTTCTCTTATTTTGCTCTTTGTATTAATTCGACAATGCCCTCCAGAGACCTGGTAAATGTTGCTGTGCCAGAGGAACTGGTGGGGTTAGAGGACGACATGTGCAGATTAATGGATGAACTGACAAGTGGATCTCGTGAGTTAAGTGTTATACCAATTCTTGGCATTTCTGGACTGGGAAAGACAACTCCTGCCATGAGTCTCTACTGCGATGAGCGTATTGTCATCCACTTTGATATTCGTGCAGCTGTTTCTGTTTCTCAAATATATGACACTAAAGAATTGGTACTTGCAATGTTGCACAAAATCACCGGATATCCTGACACATCTAATGGAGGGGATGTTGATTTTTGGAGTGCCAAGCTATATAAGTCTTTGAAGGGAAGGAGGTTCTTCATCTTAATAGATGATCTAATGGGGGATATTGCAGCATGGGATGATTTGAGAAATCTGTTTCCAGATGATAGAAATGGAAGTATAATTCTCCTCACCACTCGATCATATGAAATAGCTTCATATGCTGCGCCTActgaaatacataatcttcgATTTCTTACACAAGAAGAGAGTTGGGGATTACTTAAAAAGAAGACATTTCTACGACAATTTTATCCTCCAGAACTGAGGGAAGCAGGAAAGCGCATTGCCAAACAATGCCACGGGATACCTGCCATGATAGTTTGGATGGCTGGTATTCTTGCAAGAACAAGGACAGAAACCTATTGGATACAAGTTGCGCAAAGTAACCAAATTGATGAATATCTTCTCATCCGTGGTGAACAAGAATACAGTGACATACCAGATCATCTCCGTCAATGCTTCCTTTATTTTGGAGCATTTCCGTTGGAGGAAGAAATTCCAGTATCCAATTTGATTAGGTTGTGGGCTGCAGAAGGCTTCATTCAACAAACTGAAGCAAAGAGCTTTGAGGATGTCGCAGTGGATTACCTAATGAACCTAGTTAGACAAGGTCTTGTAATGGTCTGCCAACGCAGCTCAGAAGGTGTGGTCAAACGGTGTAAAGTCCATGACAGATTGCATAAGTTTTGTTTAGCTAAAGCCAACCACGAAAACTTTTTTCAGCTGATGGAAAGGTATGGTGACGTCTCAACTCCCCTTGGTGGTGGTATAGATCCTAGTgattccaatatcccactctccTTAACATGTGAGCATCGTCGGCTGTTCATTTCATCTTATTTGTGGGacaatatttcattaaaattaTCTGGTCCACTTGTCCGCAGCCTGGTGCTAACTGGCAGTAGATCTGATATTCCCAGGTCTCATGCCTCATCTCTATATAAAAACTTCAAACTTGTTAGAGTTTTGGATTTAGGGCATATAAATGTGGGCAATGATTTTCCAGTTGGGCCTGAAAATATGACCCTGTTGAAGTACTTAGAAGTTCGGGGAGAAATGACTTCAATCCCACCTTCAATTGGCAGCCTCCGGCAATTGGAAACTTTTGTTACAATAGGATTACCGGGAGCAGAAATTTCAATACCTGATAGTATTTGGAGTCTGACAAATTTGAGGCATTTGCATATAAACAATCGTTCTTCTTTTGGTGCCCATGACTATAAACAAGCTGAAATGTTGCCAAATCTGAGAAGTATGCCAACCCCATTACTTATTTACGGGGAAGATTCAGAATTGATACTGAGAAGATTACCACGCCTTGAGAATCTGAAATGCATCTATTTGGAATCATGGGACTCAATTAGGAAGAAGAACCTGTTCCCTAAACTGGGAATCCTTGAGCATCTTCAGTCTCTCAAGCTATTTTACGATGGTGAAGTGCGAAAGAGGTGTCAGTTCCATTTCCCTTCAATCCTTAGTAGGTTAACCCTGTCACATTTTCGCCTGCCATGGGATCAAATATCAATTATTGGGCAACTTCCGAATCTTTCGGTCCTGAAATTGCTGAATAATGCCTTTGAGGGTAGTCTATGGGAGGTAGAAGATGATCAGTTTTTCTGTCTTAAGTTGTTGAAATTAGATACACTAGACTTGGAGCATTGGGACGTGTCTGAAGATGCGTTACCAAAACTTGAGCGACTGGAGTTGCAGAAATGTAAGAAACTAGAGGAGATCCCCTTTAGTTTTGCTGATAGTGCAACACTAAGGGAGATTCAGGTGAAGTGCTGTAGCCAATCCCTTGAAGATTCAGCCCTCAGAATTCAGCAAGAACGAGAAGATTTGGGAGACGACTCGTTCCAG CGCATcaacgaagaagaagaagaaacagcaAACAAAAGCAAGAAACAGCGAAGAAGAAGACAGGCCaaattttgtaagaaaaaaatgttGAGTGACTATTTATTGTAA
- the LOC129877867 gene encoding putative late blight resistance protein homolog R1B-16 isoform X2, which translates to MFYGASICVSPLTTFFFFYRKKRVDLEDESNQTLSCLLLLHFRFSYFALCINSTMPSRDLVNVAVPEELVGLEDDMCRLMDELTSGSRELSVIPILGISGLGKTTPAMSLYCDERIVIHFDIRAAVSVSQIYDTKELVLAMLHKITGYPDTSNGGDVDFWSAKLYKSLKGRRFFILIDDLMGDIAAWDDLRNLFPDDRNGSIILLTTRSYEIASYAAPTEIHNLRFLTQEESWGLLKKKTFLRQFYPPELREAGKRIAKQCHGIPAMIVWMAGILARTRTETYWIQVAQSNQIDEYLLIRGEQEYSDIPDHLRQCFLYFGAFPLEEEIPVSNLIRLWAAEGFIQQTEAKSFEDVAVDYLMNLVRQGLVMVCQRSSEGVVKRCKVHDRLHKFCLAKANHENFFQLMERYGDVSTPLGGGIDPSDSNIPLSLTCEHRRLFISSYLWDNISLKLSGPLVRSLVLTGSRSDIPRSHASSLYKNFKLVRVLDLGHINVGNDFPVGPENMTLLKYLEVRGEMTSIPPSIGSLRQLETFVTIGLPGAEISIPDSIWSLTNLRHLHINNRSSFGAHDYKQAEMLPNLRSMPTPLLIYGEDSELILRRLPRLENLKCIYLESWDSIRKKNLFPKLGILEHLQSLKLFYDGEVRKRCQFHFPSILSRLTLSHFRLPWDQISIIGQLPNLSVLKLLNNAFEGSLWEVEDDQFFCLKLLKLDTLDLEHWDVSEDALPKLERLELQKCKKLEEIPFSFADSATLREIQVKCCSQSLEDSALRIQQEREDLGDDSFQVIITHHQ; encoded by the coding sequence ATGTTTTATGGAGCTTCCATCTGTGTTTCTCCTCTCactacattttttttcttttatagaaAAAAGAGGGTTGACTTAGAGGATGAAAGTAATCAAACCTTGAGTTGTTTGCTACTACTGCATTTCAGGTTCTCTTATTTTGCTCTTTGTATTAATTCGACAATGCCCTCCAGAGACCTGGTAAATGTTGCTGTGCCAGAGGAACTGGTGGGGTTAGAGGACGACATGTGCAGATTAATGGATGAACTGACAAGTGGATCTCGTGAGTTAAGTGTTATACCAATTCTTGGCATTTCTGGACTGGGAAAGACAACTCCTGCCATGAGTCTCTACTGCGATGAGCGTATTGTCATCCACTTTGATATTCGTGCAGCTGTTTCTGTTTCTCAAATATATGACACTAAAGAATTGGTACTTGCAATGTTGCACAAAATCACCGGATATCCTGACACATCTAATGGAGGGGATGTTGATTTTTGGAGTGCCAAGCTATATAAGTCTTTGAAGGGAAGGAGGTTCTTCATCTTAATAGATGATCTAATGGGGGATATTGCAGCATGGGATGATTTGAGAAATCTGTTTCCAGATGATAGAAATGGAAGTATAATTCTCCTCACCACTCGATCATATGAAATAGCTTCATATGCTGCGCCTActgaaatacataatcttcgATTTCTTACACAAGAAGAGAGTTGGGGATTACTTAAAAAGAAGACATTTCTACGACAATTTTATCCTCCAGAACTGAGGGAAGCAGGAAAGCGCATTGCCAAACAATGCCACGGGATACCTGCCATGATAGTTTGGATGGCTGGTATTCTTGCAAGAACAAGGACAGAAACCTATTGGATACAAGTTGCGCAAAGTAACCAAATTGATGAATATCTTCTCATCCGTGGTGAACAAGAATACAGTGACATACCAGATCATCTCCGTCAATGCTTCCTTTATTTTGGAGCATTTCCGTTGGAGGAAGAAATTCCAGTATCCAATTTGATTAGGTTGTGGGCTGCAGAAGGCTTCATTCAACAAACTGAAGCAAAGAGCTTTGAGGATGTCGCAGTGGATTACCTAATGAACCTAGTTAGACAAGGTCTTGTAATGGTCTGCCAACGCAGCTCAGAAGGTGTGGTCAAACGGTGTAAAGTCCATGACAGATTGCATAAGTTTTGTTTAGCTAAAGCCAACCACGAAAACTTTTTTCAGCTGATGGAAAGGTATGGTGACGTCTCAACTCCCCTTGGTGGTGGTATAGATCCTAGTgattccaatatcccactctccTTAACATGTGAGCATCGTCGGCTGTTCATTTCATCTTATTTGTGGGacaatatttcattaaaattaTCTGGTCCACTTGTCCGCAGCCTGGTGCTAACTGGCAGTAGATCTGATATTCCCAGGTCTCATGCCTCATCTCTATATAAAAACTTCAAACTTGTTAGAGTTTTGGATTTAGGGCATATAAATGTGGGCAATGATTTTCCAGTTGGGCCTGAAAATATGACCCTGTTGAAGTACTTAGAAGTTCGGGGAGAAATGACTTCAATCCCACCTTCAATTGGCAGCCTCCGGCAATTGGAAACTTTTGTTACAATAGGATTACCGGGAGCAGAAATTTCAATACCTGATAGTATTTGGAGTCTGACAAATTTGAGGCATTTGCATATAAACAATCGTTCTTCTTTTGGTGCCCATGACTATAAACAAGCTGAAATGTTGCCAAATCTGAGAAGTATGCCAACCCCATTACTTATTTACGGGGAAGATTCAGAATTGATACTGAGAAGATTACCACGCCTTGAGAATCTGAAATGCATCTATTTGGAATCATGGGACTCAATTAGGAAGAAGAACCTGTTCCCTAAACTGGGAATCCTTGAGCATCTTCAGTCTCTCAAGCTATTTTACGATGGTGAAGTGCGAAAGAGGTGTCAGTTCCATTTCCCTTCAATCCTTAGTAGGTTAACCCTGTCACATTTTCGCCTGCCATGGGATCAAATATCAATTATTGGGCAACTTCCGAATCTTTCGGTCCTGAAATTGCTGAATAATGCCTTTGAGGGTAGTCTATGGGAGGTAGAAGATGATCAGTTTTTCTGTCTTAAGTTGTTGAAATTAGATACACTAGACTTGGAGCATTGGGACGTGTCTGAAGATGCGTTACCAAAACTTGAGCGACTGGAGTTGCAGAAATGTAAGAAACTAGAGGAGATCCCCTTTAGTTTTGCTGATAGTGCAACACTAAGGGAGATTCAGGTGAAGTGCTGTAGCCAATCCCTTGAAGATTCAGCCCTCAGAATTCAGCAAGAACGAGAAGATTTGGGAGACGACTCGTTCCAGGTCATCATCACTCATCACCAATAA
- the LOC129877632 gene encoding BTB/POZ domain and ankyrin repeat-containing protein NOOT2-like: MSLEDSLKTLSLDYLNLLINGKAFSDVTFSVEGRLVHAHRCILAARSLVFRKFFCGPESPSGGLDPSAGFGSPRTTTGGSQVVIPVNSVGYEVFLLMLQFLYSGQVSIVPQKHEPRPNCGERSCWHTHCTSAVDLALDTLSAARSFGVEQLALLTQKQLTSIVEKTSIEDVMKVLIASRKQDMPQLWTTCSHLVAKSGLPPEILAKHLPIDVIAKIEEIRLKSSLARRSVLPHNHQHHHQHDLSSASELEDQKIRRMRRALDSSDVELVKLMVMGEGLNLDESIALHYAVENCSREVVKALLELGAANVNYPAGPAGKTPLHIASEMVSPDMVAVLLDHHADPNVRTMDGITPLDILRTLTSDFLFKGAVPGLNHIEPNKLRLCLELVQSAALVISREEENTSNIPSSTAIFQPINNEDHGSSTSSATNVGGNLNLDSRMVYLNLGAGTSISQQIGCNRMTNEDDHDNNSHNKQNRQGGFDPSSMYRPYS, from the exons ATGTCTCTTGAAGATTCCTTAAAAACTCTCTCTTTAGATTATCTAAATCTCCTCATCAATGGTAAAGCTTTTAGTGATGTTACCTTCAGCGTTGAAGGCCGTTTAGTACATGCTCATAGATGCATCTTAGCTGCTAGGAGCCTTGTGTTCCGAAAATTCTTCTGCGGGCCCGAGTCGCCTAGTGGAGGCCTGGACCCTTCCGCGGGCTTTGGAAGCCCTCGTACTACTACCGGTGGTTCACAGGTAGTGATACCTGTGAACTCGGTAGGGTATGAAGTGTTCTTGTTGATGTTGCAGTTTTTGTATAGTGGACAAGTTTCAATTGTGCCACAAAAACATGAACCAAGGCCTAATTGTGGAGAGAGAAGCTGTTGGCATACACATTGCACATCAGCCGTTGATCTTGCACTTGATACACTCTCAGCCGCTAGATCTTTTGGGGTTGAACAGCTTGCTTTGCTCACTCAG AAGCAATTGACAAGCATAGTAGAAAAAACTTCAATTGAGGATGTGATGAAAGTTTTGATTGCTTCAAGAAAACAAGACATGCCTCAACTTTGGACTACTTGTTCCCATTTGGTTGCAAAATCAGGCCTTCCACCTGAAATCCTAGCGAAACACCTTCCTATTGATGTGATCGCAAAAATAGAGGAAATCCGCCTCAAATCCTCCCTTGCGCGAAGATCTGTACTCCCACACAATCACCAACACCATCACCAGCACGACCTTAGTTCGGCTTCAGAGCTCGAGGACCAAAAAATCCGACGAATGAGGCGTGCCCTCGACTCATCCGACGTTGAACTTGTCAAGCTTATGGTAATGGGAGAAGGCTTAAATCTCGACGAATCAATCGCCTTGCATTACGCTGTTGAGAACTGCAGCAGGGAAGTCGTGAAAGCGTTACTTGAACTAGGTGCAGCCAATGTGAACTACCCGGCTGGTCCAGCTGGTAAAACCCCACTTCACATCGCATCGGAAATGGTTTCACCCGACATGGTGGCGGTCCTATTAGACCACCACGCAGACCCAAATGTCAGAACGATGGATGGGATCACTCCACTCGATATTCTCCGAACCCTAACATCCGATTTCCTATTCAAAGGTGCAGTCCCGGGACTCAATCACATTGAACCTAATAAGTTAAGACTTTGCCTCGAGCTAGTTCAATCAGCCGCTTTGGTAATTTCTCGCGAGGAGGAAAACACAAGCAACATTCCATCTTCCACCGCGATATTTCAACCTATCAACAACGAAGATCATGGTTCTAGCACGAGTAGCGCGACCAATGTGGGAGGTAACCTCAATTTAGACTCGAGGATGGTGTATTTAAATCTAGGTGCGGGTACTTCGATTTCACAACAAATAGGGTGCAACAGAATGACAAACGAGGATGATCATGATAATAATAGTCACAATAAACAAAATAGGCAAGGTGGATTTGACCCATCGTCGATGTATCGTCCATACTCATGA